The proteins below come from a single Agromyces flavus genomic window:
- a CDS encoding WXG100 family type VII secretion target, translating to MTRYQVDSEQVQMATQSVQGTIGRIRSEVGSLLAQLGGLQGSWTGQASTAFQAAVDDWRMTQQHVEESLSGLSQALGAAGAHYAEAEQANARLFLR from the coding sequence ATGACGCGATACCAGGTCGACAGCGAACAGGTGCAGATGGCCACCCAGAGCGTGCAGGGCACCATCGGGCGGATCCGCTCCGAGGTGGGCTCGCTGCTCGCGCAACTCGGCGGACTGCAGGGATCATGGACCGGTCAGGCGTCCACCGCCTTTCAGGCCGCAGTCGACGACTGGCGGATGACGCAGCAGCACGTCGAGGAGAGCCTGTCGGGCCTGAGCCAGGCGCTCGGCGCCGCCGGCGCGCACTACGCCGAGGCCGAGCAGGCCAATGCGCGCCTGTTCCTGCGCTAG
- a CDS encoding LytR C-terminal domain-containing protein yields the protein MAQKFPRDRFDSIPHGIERVGAHRAPARRGARWIAFGWAALATVVLAGAGIAAVAVFNDRLNFDDVPAPSASATPVATVPPTIAPDIPVTVLNGTTTSGLAAQASETLTAGGVTVGVASNADSSDLQETVVYYAGPDLEGAARGVAQLLPEADVRLNEDFASEGLQIVVVLGADYAEQVAG from the coding sequence ATGGCGCAGAAGTTCCCCCGCGATCGATTCGACTCGATTCCCCACGGCATCGAGCGGGTCGGGGCCCACCGTGCGCCCGCTCGGCGCGGGGCGCGCTGGATCGCGTTCGGCTGGGCGGCGCTCGCGACCGTGGTGCTCGCGGGCGCCGGCATCGCGGCCGTCGCGGTCTTCAACGACCGCCTGAACTTCGACGACGTGCCGGCTCCGTCCGCTTCGGCGACGCCCGTCGCCACGGTGCCGCCGACCATCGCGCCCGACATCCCGGTCACCGTGCTCAACGGCACGACCACCTCGGGTCTCGCCGCGCAGGCGAGCGAGACCCTCACCGCCGGTGGCGTGACGGTCGGCGTCGCCTCGAACGCCGACTCGTCCGACCTCCAGGAGACGGTCGTCTACTACGCCGGCCCCGACCTCGAGGGCGCGGCGCGGGGGGTCGCCCAGCTGCTGCCCGAGGCCGACGTGCGGCTCAACGAGGACTTCGCCTCCGAGGGCCTGCAGATCGTCGTCGTCCTCGGCGCGGACTACGCGGAGCAGGTCGCCGGCTGA
- a CDS encoding response regulator transcription factor — MSDGPRILIVDDEPNIRDLLTTSLRFAGFAVRAVANGAQTISAVLEEEPDLIILDVMLPDMNGFGVTKRLRSAGYTAPILFLTAKDDTEDKITGLTVGGDDYVTKPFSLDEIVARIRAILRRTMHAEEDAVIRTGELTMDQDTHEVLVGDVPVELSPTEFKLLRYLMLNPNRVLSKAQILDHVWEYDFNGDAGIVESYISYLRRKLDQHSSEPLIQTKRGFGYMLKSSKS; from the coding sequence ATGAGCGACGGACCCCGCATCCTGATCGTCGACGACGAGCCCAACATCCGCGACCTGCTCACCACCAGCTTGCGGTTCGCGGGCTTCGCGGTGCGCGCCGTCGCCAATGGCGCCCAGACCATCTCGGCGGTGCTCGAGGAGGAACCCGATCTCATCATCCTCGACGTGATGCTGCCCGACATGAACGGCTTCGGCGTCACCAAGCGCCTCCGCTCGGCGGGCTACACCGCGCCGATCCTCTTCCTCACCGCGAAGGACGACACCGAGGACAAGATCACGGGACTGACGGTGGGCGGCGACGACTACGTCACCAAGCCCTTCAGCCTCGACGAGATCGTGGCGCGAATCCGCGCCATCCTGCGCCGCACGATGCACGCCGAAGAGGACGCCGTCATCCGCACGGGCGAGCTGACGATGGACCAGGACACGCACGAGGTGCTCGTCGGCGACGTGCCCGTCGAGCTCTCGCCCACCGAGTTCAAGCTGCTGCGCTACCTCATGCTCAACCCCAACCGCGTGCTGTCGAAGGCGCAGATCCTCGACCACGTGTGGGAGTACGACTTCAACGGCGACGCCGGCATCGTCGAGAGCTACATCTCGTACCTCCGGCGCAAGCTCGACCAGCACTCCTCCGAGCCGCTCATCCAGACCAAGCGCGGCTTCGGCTACATGCTCAAGTCGTCGAAGTCGTAG
- the uraH gene encoding hydroxyisourate hydrolase, giving the protein MTTRSHVTSHVLDATLGRPAQGLSIRLDALHDGTWSTLAEASTDADGRVADLGPAQLGAGVYRVVFDTAAYFGDRPSFYPEVSVAFEVADTTEHYHIPLLLSPFAYSTYRGS; this is encoded by the coding sequence GTGACGACGCGCAGCCACGTCACCAGTCACGTGCTCGACGCCACGCTGGGTCGGCCGGCACAGGGCCTCTCGATCCGGCTCGACGCCCTCCACGATGGAACCTGGTCGACGCTCGCGGAGGCGAGCACCGACGCCGACGGTCGGGTCGCCGACCTCGGACCCGCGCAGCTGGGCGCGGGCGTCTACCGGGTCGTGTTCGACACCGCCGCCTACTTCGGCGATCGACCCTCGTTCTACCCCGAGGTGTCGGTCGCGTTCGAGGTGGCCGACACCACGGAGCACTACCACATTCCACTGCTGCTGAGCCCGTTCGCGTACTCGACCTATCGCGGCAGCTGA
- the groL gene encoding chaperonin GroEL (60 kDa chaperone family; promotes refolding of misfolded polypeptides especially under stressful conditions; forms two stacked rings of heptamers to form a barrel-shaped 14mer; ends can be capped by GroES; misfolded proteins enter the barrel where they are refolded when GroES binds), which translates to MAKIIAFDEEARRGLERGLNTLADAVKVTLGPRGRNVVLEKKWGAPTITNDGVSIAKEIELDDPYEKIGAELVKEVAKKTDDVAGDGTTTSVVLAQALVREGLRNVAAGADPISLKRGIEKAVTAVSEELLAAAKEVETKDEIAATASISAADQQIGEIIAEAIDKVGKEGVVTVEESNTFGTELELTEGMRFDKGYLSAYFVTDPERQEAVFEDPYILIANQKISNIKDLLPIVDKVIQSGKQLLIIAEDVDGEALATLVVNKIRGIFKSVAVKAPGFGDRRKAQLQDIAILTGGQVISEEVGLKLENATLDLLGQARKVVITKDETTIVEGAGDPDQIAGRVAQIRSEIENTDSDYDREKLQERLAKLAGGVAVIKAGAATEVELKERKHRIEDAVRNAKAAVEEGIVAGGGVALIQAGKVAFEKLGLSGDEATGANIVKVAIEAPLKQIALNAGLEPGVVANKVSELPAGHGLNAATGEYGDLLAQGIIDPAKVTRSALQNAASIAGLFLTTEAVVADKPEKAAAPAAADMGGGMDF; encoded by the coding sequence ATGGCAAAGATCATTGCTTTCGATGAGGAGGCCCGTCGCGGCCTCGAGCGTGGCCTGAACACGCTCGCCGACGCGGTCAAGGTGACCCTCGGCCCGCGCGGCCGCAACGTCGTCCTCGAGAAGAAGTGGGGCGCCCCCACGATCACGAACGACGGCGTGTCGATCGCCAAGGAGATCGAGCTCGACGACCCGTACGAGAAGATCGGCGCCGAGCTGGTCAAGGAGGTCGCGAAGAAGACCGACGACGTCGCGGGTGACGGCACCACGACCTCGGTCGTGCTCGCGCAGGCGCTCGTCCGCGAGGGCCTCCGCAACGTCGCCGCCGGCGCCGACCCCATCTCCCTCAAGCGCGGCATCGAGAAGGCCGTCACGGCCGTCTCCGAGGAGCTCCTCGCCGCCGCCAAGGAGGTCGAGACGAAGGACGAGATCGCTGCGACCGCCTCGATCTCGGCCGCTGACCAGCAGATCGGCGAGATCATCGCCGAGGCCATCGACAAGGTCGGCAAGGAGGGCGTCGTCACCGTCGAGGAGTCGAACACCTTCGGCACCGAGCTCGAGCTGACCGAGGGCATGCGCTTCGACAAGGGCTACCTGTCGGCGTACTTCGTCACCGACCCGGAGCGCCAGGAGGCGGTGTTCGAGGACCCGTACATCCTCATCGCCAACCAGAAGATCTCGAACATCAAGGACCTGCTCCCGATCGTCGACAAGGTGATCCAGTCGGGCAAGCAGCTCCTGATCATCGCCGAGGACGTCGACGGCGAGGCCCTGGCCACGCTCGTCGTGAACAAGATCCGCGGCATCTTCAAGTCGGTCGCCGTCAAGGCGCCGGGCTTCGGCGACCGCCGCAAGGCCCAGCTCCAGGACATCGCGATCCTCACGGGCGGCCAGGTCATCTCCGAGGAGGTCGGTCTCAAGCTCGAGAACGCCACCCTCGACCTGCTCGGCCAGGCCCGCAAGGTCGTCATCACCAAGGACGAGACCACCATCGTCGAGGGCGCGGGCGACCCCGACCAGATCGCGGGCCGCGTCGCCCAGATCCGCTCCGAGATCGAGAACACCGACTCCGACTACGACCGCGAGAAGCTCCAGGAGCGCCTCGCCAAGCTCGCCGGCGGCGTGGCCGTCATCAAGGCGGGCGCGGCCACCGAGGTCGAGCTCAAGGAGCGCAAGCACCGCATCGAGGACGCCGTCCGCAACGCGAAGGCCGCCGTCGAGGAGGGCATCGTCGCCGGTGGTGGCGTCGCGCTCATCCAGGCCGGCAAGGTCGCGTTCGAGAAGCTCGGCCTCTCGGGCGACGAGGCGACCGGTGCGAACATCGTCAAGGTCGCGATCGAGGCGCCGCTCAAGCAGATCGCCCTCAACGCCGGCCTCGAGCCGGGCGTCGTGGCCAACAAGGTCTCCGAGCTGCCCGCGGGCCACGGCCTCAACGCCGCGACCGGCGAGTACGGCGACCTGCTCGCGCAGGGCATCATCGACCCGGCGAAGGTGACGCGCTCGGCGCTGCAGAACGCCGCGTCGATCGCCGGCCTCTTCCTCACGACCGAGGCCGTCGTCGCCGACAAGCCCGAGAAGGCCGCTGCGCCCGCAGCCGCCGACATGGGCGGAGGTATGGACTTCTAG
- the folE gene encoding GTP cyclohydrolase I FolE, protein MTSIELVEPGAERPRLHAVEVAGGSETDRPRPVDRDRAAAAVADLLEALGRDIRSPHLADTPRRVADAFAEMLTPRPFAPTSFANDEGYDDLVVVAGIPFDSLCEHHLLPFSGVAHVGYVPGDRLVGLSKLARVVEHFARDLQVQERLTRQVVGWLDDELDPRGVGVVIEAEHLCMSLRGVQARGTRTVTSAYSGVVHDDARTRAEFLARCRAGGAA, encoded by the coding sequence ATGACCTCGATCGAGCTCGTCGAGCCGGGTGCCGAGCGGCCGCGGCTCCACGCCGTCGAGGTCGCCGGCGGGTCCGAGACCGACCGTCCGCGGCCCGTCGACCGCGACCGCGCGGCGGCCGCCGTCGCCGACCTGCTCGAGGCGCTCGGTCGCGACATCCGCTCGCCGCATCTGGCCGACACGCCGCGCCGGGTCGCCGACGCGTTCGCCGAGATGCTCACGCCACGCCCGTTCGCCCCCACCAGCTTCGCCAACGACGAGGGCTACGACGACCTCGTCGTGGTCGCCGGCATCCCGTTCGACTCGCTGTGCGAGCACCACCTTCTGCCGTTCAGCGGAGTCGCGCACGTGGGCTACGTTCCCGGCGATCGGCTGGTCGGGCTGTCGAAGCTCGCCCGCGTCGTCGAGCACTTCGCGCGCGACCTCCAGGTGCAGGAACGGCTCACCCGCCAGGTGGTCGGCTGGCTCGACGACGAGCTCGACCCGCGCGGCGTCGGAGTCGTGATCGAGGCCGAGCACCTGTGCATGTCGCTGCGCGGCGTGCAGGCGCGCGGCACGCGGACGGTGACCAGCGCCTACAGCGGAGTGGTCCACGACGATGCGCGCACTCGCGCCGAGTTCCTCGCGCGCTGTCGCGCGGGCGGCGCGGCCTGA
- a CDS encoding NAD(P)/FAD-dependent oxidoreductase yields MTQTARSLVIIGGGLAGARAAEGVREAGYEGPLVLVGAEAVPPYIRPPLSKEFLAGTDDRDAIDVHPREWYDEHRVELRLGRRAERLDPRSHRITLDDGTGLPYERALLATGAAPRPFGGPGGDLDGVRLLRTVDDSIALREALEPGGRRVAIIGAGWIGLEVAAAARGYGNDVTVIGLEAVPLNGAIGDDAGEVFAALHREHGVDLRMSTSVARIVGEEGRATGIELEGGDVVAADLVVVGIGAIPRTELAEAAGLDVGRGVVADAAFRTSDPDVLAVGDVASVFLPFLGTHLRTEHWANAEHAGKAAGRSLAGEAVEYDDIPYFYTDQYDLGMEYSGYGPLASGVAPIFRGDREGRKFVAFWLRDERVVAGMNVNVWKVNDTVQQLIRSRAVVDPAALADPAVPLEALAGVAG; encoded by the coding sequence ATGACGCAGACGGCGCGATCGCTGGTCATCATCGGTGGCGGACTCGCCGGGGCGCGGGCGGCCGAGGGGGTGCGCGAGGCCGGGTACGAAGGCCCGCTGGTGCTCGTAGGCGCCGAGGCGGTGCCGCCGTACATCCGTCCGCCGCTGTCCAAGGAGTTCCTGGCGGGCACGGACGACCGCGACGCGATCGACGTGCATCCGCGCGAGTGGTACGACGAGCATCGCGTGGAGCTGCGACTCGGCCGGCGCGCGGAGCGGCTCGATCCCCGGTCCCACCGGATCACGCTCGACGACGGGACCGGATTGCCGTACGAACGCGCGCTGCTCGCGACCGGCGCCGCGCCGAGACCGTTCGGTGGTCCGGGAGGCGACCTGGACGGCGTGCGCCTGCTGCGCACCGTCGACGATTCGATCGCACTCCGCGAGGCGCTCGAGCCGGGCGGTCGGCGCGTCGCGATCATCGGGGCCGGATGGATCGGGCTCGAGGTCGCCGCAGCGGCACGCGGCTACGGGAACGACGTGACGGTCATCGGGCTCGAGGCGGTCCCGCTCAACGGCGCGATCGGCGACGACGCCGGCGAGGTCTTCGCGGCGCTGCACCGCGAGCACGGCGTCGACCTCCGCATGTCGACGAGCGTCGCCCGCATCGTCGGCGAGGAGGGGCGGGCGACGGGCATCGAGCTCGAGGGCGGCGACGTCGTCGCCGCCGACCTCGTGGTGGTCGGCATCGGCGCGATCCCGCGGACCGAGCTCGCCGAGGCCGCCGGCCTCGACGTCGGCCGGGGCGTCGTGGCCGATGCCGCGTTCCGCACGAGCGACCCCGACGTGCTCGCGGTCGGCGACGTCGCGAGCGTCTTCCTGCCCTTCCTCGGCACCCATCTCCGCACCGAGCATTGGGCCAACGCCGAGCACGCGGGCAAGGCCGCCGGGCGCTCGCTCGCGGGGGAGGCCGTCGAGTACGACGACATCCCGTACTTCTACACCGACCAGTACGATCTCGGCATGGAGTACTCCGGCTACGGACCGCTCGCGTCCGGTGTGGCGCCGATCTTCCGGGGCGACCGCGAGGGGCGGAAGTTCGTGGCGTTCTGGCTTCGCGACGAACGGGTCGTGGCCGGCATGAACGTGAACGTCTGGAAGGTGAACGACACGGTCCAGCAGCTGATCCGCTCGCGGGCCGTCGTGGATCCGGCGGCCCTCGCCGACCCCGCGGTACCGCTCGAGGCGCTCGCCGGCGTCGCCGGATGA
- a CDS encoding helix-turn-helix transcriptional regulator, with the protein MTSSAGDFERRVSAISALADPLRRRVYDLVVRSPEPLGRDAVAAALEVPRSTAAFHLTRLAGEGLLDVEARRLGARTGPGQGRPAKLYRRAAGDLSVELPRRRYELAGRIMAEAIATADSRPARDAVVTALRAAAASEGARLAEASADLDDALERAGMEPTAEGDDVVLGVCPFHVLAQEHQDVVCALNHSLVCGMAAGVGDDPARVHLDPGAGRCCIRIAGA; encoded by the coding sequence ATGACGTCCAGTGCAGGCGACTTCGAACGGCGCGTCAGCGCGATCTCCGCACTGGCCGACCCGCTTCGCCGACGCGTCTACGACCTCGTGGTTCGCAGCCCCGAGCCGCTCGGCCGCGACGCCGTGGCGGCCGCACTCGAGGTGCCTCGCAGCACGGCCGCGTTCCACCTCACGCGCCTGGCCGGCGAGGGCCTCCTCGACGTCGAGGCCCGGCGGTTGGGCGCACGCACCGGTCCGGGTCAGGGCCGCCCGGCGAAGCTCTACCGGCGTGCGGCAGGCGATCTCTCCGTCGAGCTGCCCCGGCGCCGATACGAGCTCGCCGGCCGCATCATGGCCGAGGCCATCGCGACCGCCGACTCCCGTCCGGCCCGCGACGCGGTCGTGACCGCACTCCGGGCCGCCGCCGCCAGCGAGGGAGCACGCCTGGCCGAGGCATCCGCCGATCTCGACGACGCGCTCGAGCGCGCGGGAATGGAGCCGACCGCCGAGGGCGACGACGTCGTGCTGGGGGTCTGCCCGTTCCACGTGCTCGCGCAGGAGCACCAGGACGTCGTCTGCGCGCTCAACCACTCGCTCGTCTGCGGCATGGCGGCGGGCGTCGGCGACGACCCCGCGCGCGTGCACCTGGACCCCGGAGCGGGGCGCTGCTGCATCCGCATCGCGGGGGCCTGA
- a CDS encoding cold-shock protein → MANGTVKWFNAEKGYGFITVDGGGQDVFVHYSAIDMAGYKVLEEGQQVTFEVGSGSKGPQAEAVRPA, encoded by the coding sequence ATGGCGAACGGAACCGTCAAGTGGTTCAACGCTGAAAAGGGATACGGGTTCATCACCGTCGACGGCGGAGGTCAGGACGTGTTCGTCCATTACTCCGCCATCGACATGGCGGGATACAAGGTCCTCGAGGAAGGCCAGCAGGTGACCTTCGAGGTCGGCTCCGGCTCCAAGGGCCCGCAGGCCGAGGCCGTGCGCCCCGCCTGA
- a CDS encoding sensor histidine kinase, with product MHQTLADRWNRISLRTKITGVTVLMLTLGLLVSGIGTAAMLRSYVESQLESKLSAIASGDYYKYFTQDGAEPDDDANLSGLDFSSSDDVFVAVYDPETGDFRGHNWANRDRSTYPNLPEHLTQADVVRQNNGGDYRVFSLSDANGEPTFRGVYALMEADERGRLAPIILAISSQDTERLLAAYLTIFLGFGLGVVLVGALLTRMLVTSTFMPLREVERTAAAIADGDFSQRLGGATPNTEVGRLNRSLNTMLNRIDRAFRDRARTIDQMRRFVGDASHELRTPLVSVRGYAELYRMGALQSPDDVAQAMDRIEKEAIRMGGLVEDLLALARLDEAKPLDLAEVDLVPLARDAALDAMAANPGRTVTVIAPEDLRTDSIEVVPVDVEVDLDAAPARSTAGPIALAGATLARLRGRRTPAAVDAAVAGGATPRARRGGRGSSNGTRAARAEARAAAAIGRSANANAGVGGGDDAAMTGPLPGDPPTVPVRRAVVLAEENKIRQVITNLMGNAMRFTPEDSPIEIRVSIDDVAERAMLEIVDHGEGVPAQIREKIFQRFWRADTSRTRETGGSGLGLAIVSSIVAAHNGHVDVVETPGGGATFRVALPLAGSAAAPQPVVPA from the coding sequence ATGCACCAGACCCTCGCCGACCGCTGGAACCGGATCTCGCTCCGGACCAAGATCACGGGCGTCACCGTGCTCATGCTGACGCTGGGCCTGCTCGTGTCCGGCATCGGCACGGCGGCCATGCTGCGCAGCTACGTCGAGAGCCAACTCGAATCGAAGCTCAGCGCGATCGCATCGGGCGACTACTACAAGTACTTCACGCAGGACGGCGCCGAGCCCGACGACGACGCCAACCTCAGCGGCCTGGACTTCAGCTCCTCCGACGACGTCTTCGTGGCGGTGTACGACCCCGAGACGGGCGACTTCCGCGGCCACAACTGGGCGAATCGCGATCGGTCCACCTACCCGAACCTGCCCGAGCACCTCACGCAGGCCGACGTCGTCCGGCAGAACAACGGCGGCGACTACCGCGTGTTCTCGCTGTCGGACGCCAACGGGGAGCCCACCTTCCGCGGCGTCTACGCACTCATGGAGGCCGATGAGCGCGGCCGTCTCGCGCCCATCATCCTCGCGATCTCGTCGCAGGACACCGAGCGGCTCCTCGCGGCGTACCTGACGATCTTCCTCGGCTTCGGCCTGGGCGTCGTCCTCGTGGGCGCGCTGCTCACGCGCATGCTGGTCACCTCGACGTTCATGCCGCTGCGCGAGGTGGAGCGCACGGCCGCGGCGATCGCCGACGGCGACTTCAGCCAGCGGCTCGGCGGCGCCACGCCGAACACCGAGGTCGGGCGCCTCAATCGCTCGCTCAACACGATGCTCAACCGCATCGACCGCGCCTTCCGCGACCGCGCGCGCACGATCGACCAGATGCGCCGGTTCGTCGGGGATGCCTCGCACGAGCTCCGCACGCCGCTCGTCTCGGTGCGCGGCTACGCCGAGCTCTACCGCATGGGCGCCCTGCAGTCCCCCGATGACGTGGCGCAGGCCATGGACCGGATCGAGAAGGAGGCCATCCGGATGGGCGGCCTCGTCGAGGACCTGCTCGCGCTCGCGCGCCTCGATGAGGCGAAGCCCCTCGACCTCGCCGAGGTCGACCTCGTGCCGCTCGCCCGCGACGCGGCGCTCGACGCCATGGCGGCCAACCCCGGCCGCACGGTGACGGTCATCGCGCCCGAGGACCTGCGGACCGACTCGATCGAGGTCGTCCCCGTCGACGTCGAGGTCGACCTCGACGCGGCGCCGGCGCGCAGCACGGCCGGGCCCATCGCGCTCGCCGGAGCCACGCTGGCGCGACTCCGGGGTCGCCGGACGCCCGCGGCCGTCGACGCCGCGGTCGCGGGCGGCGCGACACCGCGTGCACGACGCGGCGGGCGAGGCTCGTCAAACGGCACGCGAGCGGCTCGCGCCGAGGCGCGCGCCGCCGCCGCGATCGGCCGCTCGGCGAATGCGAACGCGGGTGTCGGCGGCGGCGACGACGCGGCGATGACCGGCCCGCTGCCGGGAGACCCGCCGACGGTGCCCGTGCGGCGCGCCGTGGTGCTCGCCGAGGAGAACAAGATCCGGCAGGTGATCACCAACCTCATGGGCAACGCGATGCGCTTCACGCCCGAGGACAGCCCGATCGAGATCCGCGTGTCGATCGACGACGTCGCCGAGCGAGCCATGCTCGAGATCGTCGACCACGGCGAGGGCGTGCCCGCCCAGATCAGGGAGAAGATCTTCCAGCGCTTCTGGCGCGCGGACACCTCGCGCACGCGCGAGACCGGCGGCTCGGGCCTCGGACTCGCGATCGTCTCGTCGATCGTCGCCGCCCACAACGGCCACGTCGACGTGGTCGAGACGCCCGGCGGCGGCGCGACGTTCCGAGTGGCCCTGCCGCTGGCGGGCTCCGCGGCGGCGCCGCAGCCCGTCGTGCCGGCCTGA
- the pucL gene encoding factor-independent urate hydroxylase — protein sequence MAIILGDNRYGKAENRIVRIFRDESRHEIRDLNVSTALRGDFAAAHLVGDQSNVLPTDTQKQTAYAFAKQKPLGTIESYGLDLARHFVDDVPPVTGARVEIEEYAWERVRVGGVEADHTWVRRGQEVRTASITVEGSGDDRRTWVTGGLKDLVILKSTGSEFHGFLVDRYTVLQPTTDRIMATSLVAKWRFAHAEVDWDAAYAGIRRILVEQYATVQSLALQQTLYEMGRAVLEAYDEVVEVRLSAPNKHHFLYDLSPFGIENPGEVFHADDRPYGLIQASVLRDDAPDPGPAWDAYTGLV from the coding sequence ATGGCGATCATCCTGGGCGACAACCGGTACGGCAAGGCCGAGAACCGCATCGTGCGCATCTTCCGGGACGAGTCGCGGCACGAGATCCGCGACCTCAACGTCTCGACGGCGCTGCGAGGCGACTTCGCGGCAGCGCACCTCGTGGGAGACCAGTCCAACGTGCTGCCGACCGACACCCAGAAGCAGACGGCGTACGCCTTCGCCAAGCAGAAGCCCCTCGGAACGATCGAGTCGTACGGGCTCGACCTCGCACGCCATTTCGTCGACGACGTGCCCCCGGTCACGGGCGCGCGCGTGGAGATCGAGGAGTACGCGTGGGAGCGCGTGCGGGTCGGCGGCGTCGAGGCCGACCACACCTGGGTGCGGCGGGGCCAGGAGGTGCGCACCGCGTCGATCACGGTCGAGGGCTCAGGCGATGACCGCCGGACGTGGGTGACGGGCGGACTCAAGGACCTCGTCATCCTGAAGTCGACCGGATCGGAGTTCCACGGCTTCCTCGTCGACCGGTACACCGTGCTGCAGCCCACGACCGACCGGATCATGGCGACCTCGCTCGTCGCCAAGTGGCGATTCGCGCATGCCGAGGTGGACTGGGACGCCGCGTACGCCGGGATCCGCCGGATACTCGTCGAGCAGTACGCCACCGTGCAGTCGCTCGCCCTGCAGCAGACGCTCTACGAGATGGGCCGCGCCGTGCTCGAGGCGTACGACGAGGTGGTCGAGGTGCGTCTGTCGGCGCCGAACAAGCACCACTTCCTCTACGACCTGTCACCGTTCGGCATCGAGAATCCGGGCGAGGTGTTCCACGCCGACGATCGCCCGTACGGGCTGATCCAGGCCAGCGTGCTGCGCGACGACGCGCCGGACCCCGGACCGGCTTGGGACGCCTACACGGGACTGGTCTGA
- the uraD gene encoding 2-oxo-4-hydroxy-4-carboxy-5-ureidoimidazoline decarboxylase: MSQGSDATTAFEDELRACLHVERWVRDVARGAPYDTVDDLLAAADAAATPLSPAEIDEALAAHPRIGERAAGDGAAERFSRSEQAAAADADDARLAAAIAQGNRDYEARFGRIFLIRAAGRTRAEILEELHRRLGLDDGAELAVVGEQLREIALLRLRSLHADAAAPIGTPS; the protein is encoded by the coding sequence ATGTCCCAGGGCTCCGACGCGACCACCGCGTTCGAAGACGAGCTGCGCGCCTGCCTCCACGTCGAGCGGTGGGTCCGGGATGTCGCGCGCGGCGCGCCGTACGACACCGTCGACGACCTGCTCGCCGCGGCAGACGCCGCCGCGACCCCGCTGTCTCCGGCTGAGATCGACGAGGCGCTGGCGGCCCACCCGCGGATCGGGGAACGCGCCGCCGGCGACGGTGCCGCCGAGCGGTTCTCGCGGTCGGAGCAGGCTGCGGCGGCCGACGCCGACGATGCGCGGCTCGCCGCCGCCATCGCTCAGGGCAATCGCGACTACGAGGCGCGCTTCGGCCGGATCTTCCTGATCCGCGCCGCGGGGCGGACGCGCGCCGAGATCCTCGAAGAGCTGCACCGGCGGCTCGGCCTCGACGACGGCGCCGAACTCGCGGTCGTGGGCGAGCAGCTCCGAGAGATCGCTCTGCTGCGGCTCAGGTCGCTGCACGCCGACGCAGCCGCGCCCATCGGGACGCCGTCGTGA